A single region of the Pseudomonas sp. B21-023 genome encodes:
- a CDS encoding 2OG-Fe(II) oxygenase, translated as MHIPSEHPLLSTIVDDLATRGWSQQSLFLPDELSRALAAECRRRYAEGELNPAGIGRGAAQEIREAIRGDQIQWIDPGESEVCDRYLGAMDSLRQAINRGLFLGLEDFECHFALYPPGAFYKRHLDRFRDDDRRMVSAVLYLNEGWQPQDGGQLRMFLKGDVEHDVAPLAGSLVVFLSGEVPHEVLPAGRERLSLTGWFRRRGNEPF; from the coding sequence ATGCACATTCCTTCCGAACATCCGCTGCTGTCGACCATTGTCGATGACCTGGCCACCCGTGGCTGGTCGCAGCAATCTCTTTTCCTGCCCGACGAACTGTCGCGCGCGCTGGCGGCCGAATGCCGTCGTCGCTACGCCGAGGGTGAGCTGAACCCCGCCGGCATAGGGCGTGGCGCCGCGCAGGAGATCCGCGAGGCGATCCGCGGCGACCAGATCCAGTGGATCGACCCCGGTGAATCGGAGGTCTGCGATCGCTACCTGGGGGCAATGGACAGCCTGCGCCAGGCCATCAACCGGGGGTTGTTCCTGGGGCTCGAGGACTTTGAGTGCCACTTTGCCCTGTATCCGCCGGGCGCCTTCTACAAGCGCCATCTCGACCGCTTCCGCGACGATGACCGGCGCATGGTGTCGGCCGTGCTGTACCTCAACGAGGGTTGGCAGCCGCAGGACGGTGGACAATTGCGCATGTTCCTGAAGGGCGATGTCGAACACGACGTGGCGCCGTTGGCCGGTAGCCTGGTGGTGTTCCTGTCGGGTGAAGTCCCGCACGAGGTACTCCCGGCAGGGCGTGAACGCCTGTCGTTGACCGGTTGGTTCCGGCGCCGTGGCAATGAGCCGTTCTGA
- a CDS encoding DUF523 domain-containing protein — translation MSRSELAKVLVSACLLGQPVRYDGRASGHPDVLQRWQAEGRVVPLCPEVAGGLPTPRPPAEIPGGQGGAVLDGQVQVLTVTGDDVSGAFLAGARVALELVRRHGIRVAVLKSGSPSCGNLQTYDGSFNGVKVAGEGVTTALLRREGVLVFSELELEDAQRALSQI, via the coding sequence ATGAGCCGTTCTGAGCTGGCGAAGGTGCTGGTCAGCGCCTGCCTGCTGGGCCAGCCGGTACGCTATGACGGGCGTGCCAGCGGCCATCCCGACGTATTGCAGCGTTGGCAGGCAGAAGGCAGGGTGGTGCCACTGTGCCCGGAGGTTGCCGGTGGCTTGCCTACGCCACGACCGCCTGCGGAGATACCCGGTGGGCAGGGCGGGGCGGTTCTGGATGGGCAGGTACAGGTGCTGACGGTGACCGGCGACGATGTCAGCGGCGCCTTTCTCGCCGGGGCCCGCGTGGCGCTGGAACTGGTGCGTCGGCATGGCATCCGTGTGGCGGTACTCAAGTCGGGCAGCCCCTCGTGTGGCAATCTGCAGACCTACGACGGCAGTTTCAACGGTGTGAAGGTGGCGGGTGAGGGCGTGACCACGGCCTTGTTGCGGCGCGAAGGGGTACTCGTGTTCAGCGAGCTGGAGCTGGAAGACGCGCAGCGAGCGTTGAGCCAGATCTGA
- a CDS encoding transporter substrate-binding domain-containing protein produces the protein MRLTIGILLAVLFSPLAQAELIDEINDRGELRIAVLSDSPPYAFKENEHLTGFEIELGQALAKELDVRAEFVETPAEEVLPGVESGKFDMAFNKQGIEPSDQLDTIRTLASQKLVIPYLKGNPAFETAVSNALQRIEDDGRLADLESKWLKGTKQASAGQ, from the coding sequence ATGCGTTTGACCATTGGCATTCTGCTGGCGGTATTGTTCAGCCCACTGGCCCAGGCCGAACTGATCGACGAAATCAACGACCGTGGCGAACTGCGCATTGCCGTGCTGAGCGATTCACCACCTTATGCGTTCAAGGAAAACGAACACCTGACCGGCTTCGAGATCGAGTTGGGCCAGGCCCTGGCCAAGGAGCTGGATGTGCGGGCCGAGTTCGTCGAGACCCCAGCCGAAGAGGTGCTGCCTGGGGTGGAGAGCGGCAAGTTCGACATGGCCTTCAATAAGCAAGGCATCGAACCGAGCGACCAACTCGACACCATTCGGACCCTCGCCAGCCAGAAACTGGTGATTCCGTACTTGAAGGGCAATCCAGCCTTCGAGACGGCTGTGAGCAATGCCCTGCAACGGATCGAGGACGATGGCCGCCTGGCTGACCTGGAAAGCAAATGGCTCAAGGGCACCAAGCAGGCAAGCGCCGGACAGTAA
- a CDS encoding DUF4399 domain-containing protein, with translation MKSLFSRAAVAGLLMGASVFASAADALKSQQPPEGAKVFIVSPADGATVDKTFTVKFGIEGMGLKPAGDQTPHTGHHHLLVDVDKAPLADQPLPTSLMPENNAPLPAGPQVLHFGKAQTEATITLTPGKHTLQLVLGDKYHVPFKPSVESQKITVTVK, from the coding sequence ATGAAAAGCCTATTTTCGCGTGCTGCCGTCGCCGGTCTGCTGATGGGGGCGTCGGTGTTCGCCAGTGCCGCGGATGCGCTGAAGAGCCAGCAGCCACCGGAGGGCGCCAAGGTCTTCATCGTTTCCCCCGCCGACGGGGCCACGGTCGACAAGACCTTCACCGTCAAGTTCGGTATCGAGGGCATGGGCCTCAAGCCTGCGGGTGACCAGACCCCGCACACCGGGCATCACCATCTGCTGGTAGATGTGGACAAGGCTCCTCTGGCCGACCAGCCGCTGCCCACCAGCCTGATGCCTGAGAACAACGCACCGCTGCCGGCAGGTCCTCAGGTGCTGCACTTCGGCAAGGCGCAGACCGAGGCGACCATCACCCTCACCCCGGGCAAGCACACCCTGCAGCTGGTGCTGGGCGACAAGTACCACGTGCCGTTCAAACCGAGCGTCGAGTCGCAGAAGATCACCGTCACCGTCAAATGA
- a CDS encoding IS3 family transposase (programmed frameshift), translating into MDQGVKRTQRDYSLSFKLAVVDQIEKGELTCTQARERYGIQGKSTVLVWLRKHGRQDWSQGASIRDERSCAMSDPKTLTPEQRIKELEQQLELMSQKAQFFETVVDVLKNDYGVSVGKKAIRQVLTQGQVAGLSIARACQFLGISRQAYYKRNQAADDKERQTDRVVEFVQQIRMRQPRLGTRKLHYLLHCQPDRRVQLGRDRLFQVLGERRLLVLPKRAYHKTTQSFHRFYRHPNLLKPGPSQVVPTRPEHVWVADITYLPARNGPLYLSLVTDAYSRKIVGHHVHESLHAESVAQAFKQALRKRRRRQPLVHHSDRGIQYCSTLYQSLHQRHDVQCSMTDGYDCYQNALAERINGILKTELLLRIPEDLEQARKMVDEAVQIYNTERSHMALKNKTPDAVHRAF; encoded by the exons ATGGATCAAGGTGTAAAGCGCACACAGCGTGATTACTCGCTGTCTTTTAAATTGGCAGTGGTCGATCAGATCGAAAAAGGCGAGCTGACCTGCACCCAGGCCCGGGAGCGGTACGGCATCCAAGGAAAATCTACGGTTCTGGTATGGTTGCGTAAGCACGGTCGGCAGGATTGGAGCCAGGGGGCCTCGATCCGCGACGAGAGGAGCTGCGCGATGTCTGACCCCAAAACGCTCACTCCAGAGCAGCGAATCAAAGAGCTTGAGCAGCAGCTTGAGCTGATGAGTCAGAAGGCTCAGTTCTTTGAGACGGTCGTTGATGTTCTGAAAAATGACTACGGTGTATCGGTCG GTAAAAAAGCGATCCGGCAAGTCCTCACGCAAGGTCAAGTCGCAGGACTGAGCATTGCCAGGGCTTGTCAGTTTCTAGGCATCAGTCGACAGGCATACTACAAGCGCAACCAAGCCGCTGATGACAAAGAGCGCCAGACGGATCGAGTGGTTGAGTTCGTACAGCAAATCCGGATGCGCCAGCCTCGTCTGGGTACACGCAAGCTGCACTATCTGCTGCATTGCCAACCTGACAGACGAGTCCAGCTCGGCCGAGACAGGCTTTTCCAGGTCTTGGGTGAGCGCCGCTTGCTAGTGCTGCCTAAGCGGGCGTATCACAAGACAACGCAGAGCTTTCATCGCTTCTACCGTCATCCCAACTTACTTAAGCCCGGCCCAAGCCAAGTCGTACCGACAAGGCCAGAGCACGTCTGGGTTGCCGACATTACTTATCTGCCCGCACGTAACGGCCCGCTGTATCTGAGCCTGGTAACGGATGCGTACTCCAGGAAAATTGTTGGCCACCACGTCCATGAAAGCCTGCATGCCGAGTCAGTGGCGCAAGCCTTCAAGCAGGCCTTACGAAAGCGACGTCGTCGCCAGCCATTAGTCCATCATTCGGATCGAGGCATCCAATACTGCTCGACGCTGTACCAGTCACTGCACCAACGGCACGACGTTCAGTGCTCCATGACTGATGGGTATGACTGTTATCAGAACGCGCTGGCGGAGCGCATCAACGGAATCCTCAAGACGGAGCTGTTGTTGAGGATCCCTGAAGATCTTGAGCAGGCGAGGAAGATGGTTGATGAGGCAGTGCAGATCTACAACACAGAACGGTCTCATATGGCCCTGAAAAACAAAACGCCCGATGCGGTGCATCGGGCGTTTTGA
- the serA gene encoding phosphoglycerate dehydrogenase, whose amino-acid sequence MSKTSLDKSKIRFLLLEGVHQNAVDILKAAGYSNIEYLTGSLPDAELKEKIADAHFIGIRSRTQLTEEVFDCAKKLVAVGCFCIGTNQVDLSAARNRGIAVFNAPYSNTRSVAELVLAEAILLLRGIPEKNASCHRGGWIKSAANSFEIRGKKLGIVGYGSIGTQLSVLAESLGMQVYFYDPLTKLPLGNATQVTSLNELLGLADIVSLHVPELPSTQWMIGEKEIRAMKKGAILINAARGTVVELDHLAAAIKDKHLIGAAIDVFPVEPRSNDEEFESPLRGLDNVILTPHIGGSTAEAQANIGLEVAEKLVKYSDNGTSVSSVNFPEVALPAHPGKHRLLHIHENIPGVLSEINKVFAENGINISGQFLQTDEKVGYVVIDVDAEYSDLAQEKLQHVKGTIRSRVLF is encoded by the coding sequence ATGAGCAAGACTTCTCTCGACAAGAGCAAGATCAGGTTCCTTCTTCTTGAAGGCGTCCACCAGAATGCGGTGGATATCCTCAAGGCTGCCGGGTACAGCAACATCGAGTACCTCACCGGCTCGCTGCCGGATGCAGAGCTGAAGGAAAAGATCGCCGATGCCCACTTCATCGGCATCCGCTCGCGCACCCAGCTGACCGAAGAGGTCTTCGACTGTGCGAAGAAACTGGTCGCGGTCGGCTGTTTCTGCATCGGCACCAACCAGGTCGACCTGAGCGCGGCCCGCAACCGCGGCATTGCGGTGTTCAACGCGCCGTACTCCAACACCCGTTCGGTGGCCGAACTGGTGCTGGCCGAAGCCATCCTGTTGCTGCGCGGCATCCCCGAGAAGAACGCCTCCTGCCACCGCGGTGGCTGGATCAAGAGCGCGGCCAACTCCTTCGAGATCCGCGGCAAGAAACTGGGCATCGTCGGCTACGGCTCGATCGGTACCCAGCTGTCGGTGCTGGCCGAAAGCCTGGGCATGCAGGTCTACTTCTACGACCCGCTGACCAAGCTGCCGCTGGGCAACGCCACCCAGGTCACCAGCCTGAACGAGCTGCTGGGCCTGGCCGACATCGTCTCGCTGCACGTGCCCGAGCTGCCATCCACCCAGTGGATGATCGGCGAGAAGGAAATCCGCGCGATGAAGAAGGGCGCGATCCTGATCAACGCCGCCCGTGGCACCGTGGTCGAGCTGGACCACCTGGCCGCCGCGATCAAGGACAAGCACCTGATCGGCGCCGCCATCGACGTGTTCCCGGTCGAGCCACGCTCCAACGACGAAGAGTTCGAAAGCCCGCTGCGTGGCCTGGACAACGTGATCCTGACCCCGCACATCGGTGGTTCCACCGCCGAAGCCCAGGCCAACATCGGCCTGGAAGTGGCCGAGAAGCTGGTCAAGTACAGCGACAACGGTACCTCGGTGTCGTCGGTCAACTTCCCGGAAGTCGCGCTGCCGGCCCACCCAGGCAAGCACCGCCTGCTGCACATCCACGAAAACATCCCGGGCGTACTCAGCGAGATCAACAAAGTGTTCGCCGAGAACGGTATCAACATCTCCGGTCAGTTCCTGCAGACCGACGAGAAAGTGGGTTACGTGGTCATCGACGTCGATGCCGAGTACTCCGATCTGGCCCAGGAAAAACTGCAGCATGTGAAGGGCACTATTCGCTCGCGCGTACTGTTCTAA
- a CDS encoding FAD-binding oxidoreductase: MTQSVVIDELMTLVDPGKVLTDPASLDAYGKDWTKHYPPAPSAIVFPKTIDQVQAIVRWANRHKVALVPSGGRTGLSGAAVAAHGEVVVAFDYMNQILAFNEFDRTVVCQPGVVTRQLQQFAEDQGLYYPVDFASSGSSQIGGNIGTNAGGIKVIRYGMTRNWVAGLKVVTGKGELLELNKDLIKNATGYDLRQLFIGAEGTLGFVVEATMRLDRAPRNLTAMVLGTPDFDAIMPVLHAFQGKLDLTAFEFFSDKGLAKILARGDVPAPFETDCPFYALLEFEASTEEVANEALATFEHCVEQGWVLDGVMSQSDTQLKNLWKLREYLSETISHWTPYKNDISVTVSKVPAFLRDIDAIVGEHYPDYEVVWYGHIGDGNLHLNILKPDHMSKDDFFASCAKVNKWVFEIVERYNGSISAEHGVGMTKRDYLGYSRSPEEIACMKAIKAVFDPNGIMNPGKIFAPE; this comes from the coding sequence ATGACCCAGTCCGTGGTAATTGATGAACTGATGACCCTGGTCGACCCTGGCAAGGTCCTCACCGACCCTGCCTCGCTCGACGCCTACGGCAAGGACTGGACCAAGCACTACCCGCCTGCGCCAAGCGCGATCGTCTTCCCCAAAACCATCGATCAAGTCCAGGCCATCGTGCGCTGGGCCAACCGGCACAAGGTCGCCTTGGTGCCATCGGGCGGGCGTACAGGATTGTCGGGCGCTGCCGTGGCCGCCCATGGCGAGGTGGTGGTCGCCTTCGACTACATGAACCAGATCCTGGCCTTCAATGAGTTCGATCGAACCGTCGTGTGCCAGCCGGGCGTGGTGACCCGCCAGCTTCAGCAGTTCGCCGAGGACCAGGGGCTTTACTATCCGGTGGACTTCGCCTCCTCCGGCTCCAGCCAGATCGGCGGTAATATCGGCACCAATGCCGGCGGAATCAAGGTGATCCGCTACGGCATGACCCGCAACTGGGTGGCTGGGCTGAAGGTGGTCACCGGCAAGGGCGAGCTGCTCGAGCTGAACAAGGACCTGATCAAGAACGCCACCGGCTACGACCTGCGCCAACTGTTCATCGGCGCCGAAGGCACCCTGGGGTTCGTGGTGGAGGCGACCATGCGCCTGGACCGTGCGCCGCGCAACCTTACGGCGATGGTGCTGGGCACGCCTGACTTCGACGCGATCATGCCAGTGCTGCACGCTTTCCAGGGCAAGCTCGACCTCACCGCATTCGAGTTCTTTTCCGACAAGGGCCTGGCCAAGATCCTCGCCCGGGGCGATGTGCCCGCGCCATTTGAAACCGACTGCCCGTTCTATGCCCTGCTGGAGTTCGAAGCCAGCACCGAGGAGGTGGCCAACGAGGCGCTCGCCACCTTCGAGCACTGCGTCGAGCAGGGCTGGGTGCTGGACGGGGTGATGAGCCAGAGCGACACCCAGCTGAAGAACCTGTGGAAGCTGCGCGAGTACCTGTCCGAGACCATCTCCCACTGGACGCCCTACAAGAACGACATCTCTGTCACCGTCTCGAAAGTGCCGGCGTTTCTGCGCGACATCGATGCCATCGTCGGCGAGCACTATCCGGACTACGAGGTGGTCTGGTACGGCCATATCGGCGACGGCAACCTGCACCTGAACATCCTCAAGCCCGACCACATGAGCAAGGACGACTTCTTCGCCTCCTGCGCCAAGGTCAACAAGTGGGTGTTCGAGATCGTCGAGCGTTACAACGGCTCGATCTCCGCCGAGCACGGCGTGGGCATGACCAAACGCGATTACCTGGGCTACAGCCGCTCACCGGAAGAAATCGCCTGCATGAAGGCGATCAAGGCGGTGTTCGACCCGAACGGCATCATGAATCCGGGTAAGATCTTCGCTCCCGAATAA
- a CDS encoding fumarylacetoacetate hydrolase family protein: protein MSYQHQYVDGTRIHFPLGKVVCIGRNYAEHAKELDNPIPSEPLLFIKPGSCVVPLEGGFKIPTERGSVHYEAEIAVLLGKPLSTKPTEEEVLDAISGYAPALDLTLRDLQSKLKEKGLPWELCKSFDGACVLPPFVSAGAFEDVKDIGIRLTINGEVRQDGNSAMMLNPIVPMIQHMAACFSLLAGDVILTGTPAGVGPFKVGDELVLELPGVSRFESRVL, encoded by the coding sequence ATGAGTTACCAGCACCAGTACGTAGACGGCACGCGCATCCACTTCCCGCTGGGCAAGGTGGTGTGCATTGGCCGCAACTACGCCGAGCATGCCAAGGAACTGGACAACCCCATCCCCAGCGAGCCGCTGCTGTTTATCAAGCCCGGCAGTTGCGTGGTGCCCCTGGAAGGTGGCTTCAAGATTCCGACCGAGCGTGGCTCGGTGCACTACGAGGCGGAAATCGCGGTGTTGCTGGGCAAGCCGTTGTCGACCAAGCCGACCGAGGAAGAGGTGCTCGACGCCATTTCCGGCTATGCCCCGGCTTTGGACCTCACCCTGCGCGACCTGCAGAGCAAACTGAAGGAAAAGGGCCTGCCGTGGGAGCTGTGCAAAAGCTTCGATGGTGCTTGCGTGCTGCCGCCTTTTGTCTCGGCAGGCGCCTTCGAGGATGTGAAGGACATCGGTATACGCCTGACCATCAACGGCGAGGTGCGCCAGGACGGCAACAGCGCGATGATGCTCAACCCCATCGTGCCGATGATCCAGCATATGGCCGCGTGCTTCTCGTTGCTGGCGGGTGATGTGATCCTCACCGGCACTCCGGCGGGCGTGGGGCCGTTCAAGGTTGGCGACGAGCTGGTGCTGGAGCTTCCAGGCGTCAGCCGGTTCGAGAGCCGGGTGCTCTGA